In the genome of Phycisphaerae bacterium, one region contains:
- the glgP gene encoding alpha-glucan family phosphorylase — MYRLRTYTVVPALPERLARLRELAYNIWWSWNADAMELFRRLNPDLWEDMNQNPVKMLAHLAQRRLDQAAADKAYLAHMDRVLESFDAYMNGETWFGRSYADLRDARIAYFSMEFGLHESLPIYSGGLGILAGDHLKSASDLGLPLVGVGLLYRQGYFHQRLSSDGWQLEEYPSFDFYQAPITPVKKENGEFLTVALPIADRSVIANVWRVQVGRVPLFLLDADVKENDPRDREITFRLYGGDEETRIRQEVLLGIGGLRALSQIGMLPDVCHMNEGHAAFLALERIRQRTEKDGLSFAEAREAVNASLVFTTHTPVPAGIDRFEDELVTKYLSPFLPDAGLKPEEFLALGKIDASDAKEEFCMAVMALRLAGAANGVSALHGHVSREMWHRVWPGAPRDEVPITSITNGIHTNTWIAPEMADLLDRYLGPTWAENPVDHDVWRRVDEIPDLELWRMHERKRIALVAFARRRVKEQFRRRGAPPAEVKAADEYLDPEALTIGFARRFAPYKRGALLFRNPQRLLKILSSPERPVQLIFAGKAHPRDDNGKAVIKEIMSNITQPEFRRRILFIENYDMTVARALVQGADVWLNNPIKPREASGTSGMKVAPNGGVNLSVLDGWWPEAFDGENGWAIDEGRVYEDAAYRDHSEGEAIYDLLEKEIVPLFYDRGADGLPRGWLGRMKASMRTICPMFNTNRMIEEYANRLYVPAAQRWRRLSYDHYQRAKDLARWKHDVGAHWAKVKVEEVQSNSGDEMPVGSTVSVRARVHLGDVKPDDVAVELYHGRVDAHGHLVEGASEAMSCRDHIENGTYWFNGEVPCHRSGQHGYAVRIVPRHPDLTHRFDTGLILWS, encoded by the coding sequence ATGTATCGCCTGAGAACCTATACCGTGGTGCCGGCGCTCCCCGAGCGACTCGCGCGATTGCGTGAACTGGCCTACAACATCTGGTGGAGCTGGAACGCGGACGCGATGGAACTCTTCCGCCGCCTGAATCCGGACCTCTGGGAGGACATGAACCAGAATCCGGTCAAGATGCTGGCCCACTTGGCGCAGCGTCGCCTGGACCAGGCCGCGGCCGACAAGGCGTATCTGGCCCACATGGATCGCGTCCTCGAATCCTTCGATGCGTACATGAACGGCGAAACGTGGTTCGGCCGAAGTTACGCCGACCTGCGTGATGCGAGAATCGCCTACTTCTCCATGGAATTCGGGCTGCACGAATCGCTGCCGATCTACTCCGGCGGCCTGGGAATACTGGCCGGGGATCACCTCAAGAGCGCCAGCGACCTGGGACTTCCCCTGGTCGGCGTGGGCCTGCTTTATCGCCAGGGCTATTTCCATCAGCGGCTTTCGAGCGACGGCTGGCAATTGGAGGAATATCCCTCGTTCGACTTTTACCAGGCTCCCATCACGCCGGTAAAAAAAGAAAATGGAGAATTCCTGACGGTCGCGCTGCCGATCGCGGATCGCTCGGTAATCGCCAACGTCTGGCGCGTGCAGGTCGGAAGGGTTCCGCTCTTTTTGCTCGACGCGGACGTGAAGGAGAATGACCCGCGGGATCGCGAGATCACGTTCCGGTTGTACGGCGGCGATGAGGAAACGCGAATCCGCCAGGAGGTGCTATTGGGCATCGGGGGGCTTCGCGCCTTGTCGCAAATCGGGATGCTGCCCGATGTCTGCCACATGAACGAAGGGCACGCGGCCTTCCTCGCCTTGGAGCGAATCCGTCAGCGTACGGAGAAGGACGGCCTGAGCTTCGCCGAAGCCCGCGAGGCCGTGAACGCAAGTCTGGTATTCACAACGCACACGCCAGTGCCGGCGGGAATCGATCGCTTCGAGGACGAGTTGGTCACAAAGTACCTGTCGCCCTTTCTGCCCGACGCCGGTCTGAAGCCGGAGGAATTTTTGGCGCTGGGAAAAATCGATGCCTCCGACGCCAAAGAGGAGTTCTGCATGGCGGTAATGGCCCTCCGGCTGGCCGGGGCGGCCAACGGTGTCAGTGCATTGCACGGCCACGTCTCACGAGAAATGTGGCACCGCGTGTGGCCCGGCGCGCCGCGCGACGAGGTGCCCATCACGTCAATTACCAACGGTATTCACACGAATACGTGGATCGCGCCGGAAATGGCGGATCTGCTCGATCGCTACCTCGGTCCGACCTGGGCCGAAAACCCCGTGGATCACGATGTCTGGCGACGCGTGGATGAGATTCCCGACCTCGAGCTTTGGCGGATGCATGAGCGCAAACGGATCGCCCTCGTGGCCTTCGCACGCCGGCGCGTGAAGGAGCAGTTCCGTCGCCGCGGTGCGCCCCCGGCGGAGGTCAAAGCGGCCGACGAGTACCTTGACCCCGAGGCCCTGACCATCGGCTTCGCCCGCCGCTTCGCCCCCTATAAGCGCGGCGCGCTACTGTTCCGCAATCCCCAGCGCCTGTTAAAAATCCTCAGCAGCCCCGAGCGTCCGGTGCAGTTGATCTTTGCCGGCAAGGCGCACCCGCGGGATGACAACGGCAAGGCCGTGATCAAGGAGATCATGTCCAACATCACGCAACCGGAATTCCGCCGTCGAATACTCTTTATCGAGAACTATGACATGACCGTGGCCCGCGCCCTGGTTCAAGGGGCCGACGTCTGGCTCAACAATCCGATCAAGCCGCGCGAAGCCTCCGGTACCAGCGGCATGAAGGTCGCTCCCAACGGCGGCGTCAACCTCTCCGTGCTGGATGGCTGGTGGCCCGAGGCCTTTGACGGCGAGAACGGCTGGGCCATCGACGAGGGCCGGGTTTACGAAGATGCCGCGTACCGCGACCACAGCGAAGGCGAGGCGATTTACGACTTGCTCGAAAAGGAGATCGTCCCGCTATTCTACGATCGCGGCGCGGACGGCCTGCCGCGCGGTTGGCTCGGCCGAATGAAGGCCTCCATGCGAACCATTTGCCCCATGTTCAATACCAATCGGATGATCGAGGAATACGCCAACCGGCTCTACGTCCCCGCTGCGCAGCGCTGGCGCCGGCTCTCCTATGACCATTATCAACGGGCCAAAGACCTGGCCCGTTGGAAACACGACGTGGGCGCCCATTGGGCCAAGGTCAAGGTGGAGGAAGTCCAATCCAATAGCGGCGATGAGATGCCCGTCGGATCGACGGTCAGCGTCCGCGCCAGGGTCCATCTCGGCGACGTCAAGCCGGACGACGTGGCCGTCGAGCTGTATCACGGTCGCGTCGACGCCCATGGCCATCTCGTCGAGGGCGCCAGCGAAGCAATGTCCTGCCGCGACCACATCGAGAATGGCACGTACTGGTTTAACGGCGAGGTGCCGTGCCATCGCAGCGGTCAGCACGGCTACGCGGTCCGCATCGTCCCCCGCCACCCGGACCTGACGCACCGGTTTGACACGGGATTGATCCTGTGGAGTTGA
- a CDS encoding S8 family serine peptidase yields MGKSRWAVFVSALGLLTSNFPVIAANPQTIPARGRFVRLDAKASSDAARLALAPRLAIDYGSFSLVELEDADFVRLKSSGISYHDQSQAYSLILGESRFDPLHEAPTLPAAWAAQPRADGKAFRLVQFVGPTKSEWLDRLRADGAEIVQYLHPYTYIIYSESTAVTNQLAIPVVRWAGEFHPAYKVMPRWRALAAEPVATKVVIFRGAGSQGIVESVKALGGKLDGIASTDPAFDVATFQLPGDKFLDVAALAGVYSIQPIPTDGGLRGEMSNQVNVNNVNGSNQAFPGYLTWLSGVGLSGAGVRIANVDGGVQETHTNLVNRFVVCVGTTCSATSSSHGTHTAGIMAADGTSGVLDSFGFQRGLGVAPGANLVEQVYSPWFQNPGGMLLLMTDSYNNGASLSGNSWGPAGSPQGYDDDTRQCDVGVRDADPVAPGNQPLSFVLSFMNGNGGTSSQGSPDEGKNIFTIGSTKMQTSGGTQILEIDDLSSNSAHGPALDGRKIPHMVAPGCYVDSTVPTNSYGLNCGTSMASPHVSGAVALFIEYYRGLPDYTTDPSPALVKAAFLAIARDLAGHLDADGGTLGHVFDNKQGWGRMDLEAVVDPANAVQYIDNPVVFNNTGEEWVRNVSAEDPSKPIRIMLVWTDAPGHGLGGSSPAWNNNLDLTVVDGANTYRGNVFDVNGWSTTGGSADDRNNTEGVFIGPTAPNAYTIRVSAANINSDGVPNSGDATDQDFAIVCYNCAQDPTFTLAVTPTPQSVCAPDDAVYKVDVGSILGFSDAVTLSASGHPAGTTAGFGTNPITPPDSTTMTISNTGAASAGSYDILVTGTSGPTMRSSTVRLNLFTASPGISTLLTPPNGDTNQTLRPNFTWTAATQAATYTIEIATDAGFGSIVQSASGLTSPAFTPASDLAMFTTHYWRIRATNTCGTGPGSAVFSFTTRAIPPILLVDDDDNSPDVRSYYTTALNALGKSYDVWNTNNTDTEPSAAELSPYKIVIWFTGDEFGGFCGPGAAGESALGTWLSSGKRLWMVSQDYLYDRDSPSGVPTLFMQMYLGMASPGQNDITQTTVTGQNVFSGLGPYTLSYPFANFSDRISPNETALLAFSGNAGTPPQAAISKDSGAYRTVFFGYPWEAIPTPAGREAVMQRVLDWFTPQCGNLRGDMNGSTTRDGADIAAFTNCLIGNNAFAPGCGCADMDMSGDLSQNDQTLFVDCLLNGTCP; encoded by the coding sequence ATGGGGAAATCACGATGGGCGGTCTTTGTTTCTGCCTTGGGCCTGTTAACATCCAATTTCCCGGTAATCGCAGCGAATCCTCAGACGATCCCCGCCCGAGGCCGTTTCGTTCGTCTGGACGCCAAGGCATCGAGTGACGCCGCCCGCCTGGCGCTGGCCCCGCGTCTGGCGATTGACTACGGCTCATTTTCCCTTGTCGAACTTGAAGATGCGGATTTTGTCAGGCTGAAATCGTCCGGCATCTCTTATCATGACCAATCGCAGGCGTATTCGCTGATCCTGGGGGAATCCCGCTTTGATCCCCTTCACGAAGCGCCGACCCTTCCCGCGGCGTGGGCGGCGCAGCCCCGCGCCGACGGCAAGGCGTTTCGTCTTGTTCAGTTTGTCGGCCCGACCAAAAGCGAATGGCTGGATCGCCTTCGAGCGGATGGCGCCGAGATCGTCCAATACCTCCACCCCTACACCTATATCATTTATTCGGAATCCACCGCCGTCACGAACCAACTCGCGATTCCCGTCGTCCGCTGGGCCGGCGAGTTTCATCCGGCGTACAAGGTCATGCCGCGGTGGCGCGCGTTGGCCGCCGAGCCGGTGGCGACAAAGGTCGTGATCTTTCGCGGTGCGGGTTCCCAAGGGATTGTTGAATCGGTCAAGGCGCTCGGCGGCAAACTTGACGGCATCGCCTCCACCGACCCTGCCTTTGACGTCGCCACCTTTCAGTTGCCGGGCGACAAGTTTCTCGATGTCGCCGCCCTGGCGGGCGTGTACAGCATCCAACCCATCCCGACGGACGGCGGATTGCGCGGCGAGATGAGCAACCAGGTCAACGTCAACAACGTCAACGGATCGAACCAGGCGTTTCCTGGCTATCTTACGTGGCTCTCCGGCGTCGGCCTCTCCGGCGCAGGGGTCCGAATCGCCAACGTCGACGGCGGCGTACAGGAGACGCACACTAATCTCGTCAACCGCTTTGTTGTCTGCGTCGGCACCACGTGCAGCGCGACTTCCAGCAGCCATGGCACTCACACGGCGGGCATCATGGCCGCGGACGGAACCTCCGGTGTCCTCGACAGCTTCGGCTTCCAGCGCGGCCTGGGCGTCGCGCCGGGCGCGAATCTTGTTGAGCAGGTGTACAGCCCGTGGTTCCAAAACCCCGGCGGCATGCTTCTGCTCATGACCGATTCGTACAACAACGGCGCTTCGCTCTCCGGCAACAGTTGGGGTCCCGCGGGATCGCCGCAGGGATATGATGACGACACGCGCCAATGCGACGTCGGCGTCCGCGATGCGGATCCGGTTGCCCCCGGCAATCAGCCGCTCAGCTTCGTGCTCTCGTTCATGAACGGCAACGGCGGCACCAGCTCCCAGGGTTCGCCCGACGAGGGCAAGAACATTTTCACCATCGGCTCGACCAAAATGCAGACCAGCGGCGGGACGCAGATCCTGGAGATCGACGACCTGTCGTCGAACTCCGCTCACGGACCGGCCCTGGACGGGCGCAAGATTCCGCACATGGTCGCCCCGGGTTGTTACGTGGATTCCACGGTTCCCACCAACTCATACGGGCTGAATTGCGGCACCAGCATGGCCTCGCCGCACGTTTCCGGTGCGGTCGCGCTTTTCATTGAGTACTACCGCGGCCTTCCCGATTACACGACGGACCCAAGCCCCGCGCTCGTGAAGGCCGCATTTCTCGCCATCGCCCGCGATCTTGCCGGTCATCTCGACGCCGACGGAGGCACGCTGGGTCACGTTTTTGACAACAAGCAGGGCTGGGGACGCATGGACCTCGAAGCGGTCGTTGATCCGGCGAATGCAGTGCAGTACATTGATAACCCGGTCGTCTTCAACAACACGGGCGAAGAATGGGTCCGTAATGTGTCCGCGGAGGACCCCTCCAAACCCATCCGCATCATGCTGGTATGGACCGATGCTCCCGGACACGGTCTGGGTGGCAGCAGTCCCGCGTGGAATAACAACCTTGATTTGACCGTCGTAGATGGCGCCAACACCTATCGGGGGAACGTTTTCGACGTGAACGGATGGTCGACCACCGGCGGCTCGGCCGATGATCGAAACAACACCGAAGGGGTGTTCATCGGGCCGACGGCGCCGAATGCCTACACGATTAGGGTTTCGGCAGCGAATATCAACTCCGATGGTGTGCCCAATTCCGGGGATGCGACGGACCAGGACTTCGCGATCGTATGCTACAACTGCGCCCAGGACCCGACCTTCACACTTGCTGTGACGCCGACTCCGCAGTCGGTGTGCGCTCCGGACGACGCGGTTTACAAGGTCGATGTCGGCTCGATTCTCGGTTTTTCTGACGCCGTGACACTCAGTGCCAGCGGACATCCCGCCGGCACTACGGCCGGTTTTGGAACCAACCCCATCACTCCACCCGATTCGACGACGATGACGATCTCCAACACCGGCGCGGCGTCCGCGGGTTCGTACGACATTCTGGTGACGGGGACGTCCGGACCGACCATGCGGTCCTCAACAGTGCGACTAAACCTGTTCACCGCCTCGCCGGGAATCTCAACGCTGCTAACGCCACCAAACGGCGACACCAACCAAACCCTTCGACCGAACTTTACGTGGACCGCCGCCACCCAGGCCGCGACCTATACCATTGAAATCGCCACGGACGCCGGCTTTGGTTCAATCGTGCAGAGCGCCAGTGGCCTTACTTCGCCGGCGTTTACTCCGGCCAGCGATCTGGCCATGTTCACCACGCATTACTGGCGGATTCGCGCGACCAACACCTGCGGAACAGGGCCGGGTTCGGCGGTCTTCAGTTTCACGACCCGCGCCATCCCTCCGATTCTTCTGGTAGACGATGACGACAATTCGCCCGACGTTCGCAGCTATTACACGACAGCCCTGAACGCCCTGGGGAAGAGCTATGACGTCTGGAACACTAACAACACCGACACCGAGCCTTCCGCCGCGGAGCTAAGTCCGTACAAGATTGTGATCTGGTTCACCGGCGATGAGTTCGGCGGCTTCTGTGGTCCCGGCGCGGCGGGAGAAAGTGCCCTGGGCACCTGGCTCAGTTCCGGCAAGCGGCTGTGGATGGTCAGCCAGGATTATCTCTACGATCGCGACTCGCCCAGCGGCGTCCCCACGTTGTTTATGCAGATGTACCTGGGCATGGCCAGCCCGGGGCAGAACGACATCACTCAGACGACCGTGACCGGCCAGAATGTGTTCAGCGGCCTCGGCCCGTACACGCTCAGCTATCCCTTCGCCAATTTCAGTGATCGAATCAGCCCGAATGAAACGGCGCTGCTGGCCTTCAGTGGGAATGCCGGCACACCGCCCCAAGCGGCCATTTCCAAGGACAGCGGCGCCTACCGAACGGTCTTCTTTGGCTATCCCTGGGAGGCGATCCCCACGCCGGCCGGTCGTGAGGCGGTCATGCAGCGGGTACTCGACTGGTTCACACCGCAGTGCGGCAACCTCCGCGGCGATATGAACGGCAGCACGACACGGGACGGAGCGGATATCGCCGCGTTTACCAACTGCCTGATCGGCAACAACGCCTTCGCCCCCGGCTGCGGCTGCGCGGACATGGACATGAGCGGCGACCTGAGCCAGAACGATCAGACGCTGTTTGTCGATTGTCTGCTCAACGGCACTTGCCCGTAG
- a CDS encoding magnesium chelatase, giving the protein MMDGNSKNKPQTLGELRAAGWRPKTVKQELHDNLLRKLSAHEELFPGIIGYEDTVIPEACLAILAKHDMLFLGEKGQAKSRLMRGLVRLLDPEIPYVAGSELHDDPLKPISTFARRVIAAEGDRTPIEWWPRDARYAERLSPGTKFADVIGEIDPSKLAAGTSMSAEEALHFGLIPRMNRGLFAMNEVPELDELVQVGLFNILEERDVQIRGFPIRFDLDIVILFSANPATYNRSGKVIPQLKDRIGSLIRTHYPRQRETGITIMEQEAGVTLDGQFPVRVPLFMKEICEQITIEARDSDFVDAASGVSARFSIANYRTMIASARRRAAILGEPGAVPRISDLGHLAASSMGKLELDLMSSHQLSEEQVLEAVQVTSIKKVFDEYCDKHGFEEIASIFGKGVKIEVGDLLPSNAYAERLKRVPPAWEKAFEINPSDDPAMRASCVEFVLAGLHAHEKISRSVKHGRVSYQT; this is encoded by the coding sequence ATGATGGATGGGAACTCGAAGAATAAGCCCCAGACTCTCGGCGAGCTTCGCGCGGCGGGCTGGCGGCCCAAAACTGTCAAACAGGAATTGCACGACAACCTTCTGCGGAAACTCTCCGCGCACGAAGAGTTGTTTCCCGGCATCATTGGTTACGAGGACACGGTCATTCCCGAGGCTTGCCTCGCCATCCTGGCCAAGCATGACATGCTCTTTCTTGGCGAAAAAGGGCAGGCCAAGAGCCGGCTTATGCGCGGTCTTGTTCGGCTGCTCGATCCGGAGATTCCATATGTCGCAGGTAGCGAGTTGCACGACGATCCGCTCAAACCGATCAGCACCTTTGCAAGGCGAGTCATCGCCGCCGAGGGCGACCGCACGCCGATTGAGTGGTGGCCGCGGGACGCACGATATGCCGAGCGGCTGTCGCCCGGTACCAAATTCGCGGATGTCATTGGTGAGATCGACCCGTCGAAGCTGGCCGCGGGGACGAGCATGTCGGCCGAGGAGGCTCTGCATTTTGGACTGATCCCGCGGATGAATCGGGGCCTGTTCGCTATGAATGAGGTCCCGGAGCTGGACGAACTCGTGCAGGTCGGGCTCTTCAACATCCTCGAGGAGCGGGACGTGCAGATTCGCGGCTTTCCGATCCGCTTCGATCTGGACATCGTCATTCTCTTCTCGGCCAACCCCGCGACGTACAACCGCAGCGGCAAGGTCATTCCGCAATTGAAAGACCGAATCGGCTCATTGATTCGTACCCATTACCCCCGCCAGCGCGAGACGGGGATCACCATCATGGAACAGGAAGCCGGCGTGACGCTTGACGGTCAGTTTCCGGTGCGCGTGCCGCTGTTCATGAAGGAAATCTGCGAGCAGATTACGATCGAGGCAAGAGACTCGGATTTCGTGGACGCGGCCTCCGGCGTCAGTGCGCGATTTTCGATCGCCAACTATCGCACGATGATTGCCAGTGCGCGGCGGCGGGCCGCGATTCTCGGAGAACCCGGCGCCGTGCCACGGATCAGCGACCTCGGCCACCTTGCCGCCTCGTCGATGGGCAAGCTTGAACTGGACCTCATGAGCAGCCATCAGCTAAGCGAGGAACAGGTGCTGGAGGCGGTGCAAGTTACCTCGATCAAGAAAGTGTTCGACGAGTATTGCGACAAACACGGGTTCGAGGAGATCGCGTCCATCTTCGGCAAGGGCGTGAAGATCGAGGTCGGCGACCTGCTGCCGTCGAACGCCTACGCTGAGCGCCTCAAGCGTGTTCCGCCGGCGTGGGAAAAGGCGTTTGAGATCAACCCTTCCGATGATCCCGCGATGCGGGCGAGCTGCGTGGAGTTCGTCCTCGCTGGGCTGCATGCGCATGAGAAGATTTCTCGCTCCGTGAAACACGGGCGAGTGAGCTACCAAACATGA
- a CDS encoding SDR family oxidoreductase, producing MEYLVTGGAGFIGSHLVERLVKDGRRVRVLDNFLTGKRENLAPFGNQIELLDGDMADPSICQRACQGVRVVLHEAALPSVPKSVADPVASHRSNVQGTFNMLVAARDAKVERFIYAGSSSAYGESEVLPKVETIKPSPLSPYAVQKLTGEYYCTAFARCYGMATLTIRYFNVFGPRQDPTSQYAAAIPAFITAIAEGRAPTVYGDGEQTRDFTYIDNIIEANLRAVKTEVRGEVINVACGESISINAIIQAINAELGKNIRPNYVPPRPGDIKHSWADVKLAEKVIGFRPIVTFRDGLRKAIDWYTGRGRST from the coding sequence ATGGAATATTTGGTGACGGGTGGAGCGGGCTTTATCGGTTCGCATCTGGTGGAGCGTTTGGTCAAGGACGGCCGCCGCGTGCGCGTCCTGGACAACTTCCTTACCGGCAAGCGCGAGAATCTCGCCCCGTTCGGCAATCAAATCGAACTTTTGGATGGAGACATGGCAGACCCGTCGATCTGCCAGCGTGCATGCCAGGGTGTTCGCGTTGTCCTGCACGAAGCTGCGCTGCCTTCCGTGCCCAAGTCCGTTGCCGATCCGGTCGCCAGCCATCGTTCCAACGTGCAGGGCACCTTCAACATGCTGGTTGCCGCGCGAGACGCAAAGGTCGAGCGGTTTATCTATGCGGGAAGCAGTTCCGCATACGGCGAGTCGGAAGTCCTTCCCAAAGTGGAGACCATCAAGCCCAGCCCGCTGAGTCCTTACGCGGTGCAAAAGCTCACCGGCGAGTACTATTGCACGGCGTTTGCGCGATGCTATGGGATGGCGACGCTCACGATCCGTTACTTCAACGTCTTCGGCCCGCGGCAGGACCCCACGAGCCAATACGCCGCCGCGATTCCTGCCTTCATCACGGCCATCGCCGAAGGTCGCGCACCGACGGTATATGGCGACGGCGAACAGACGCGCGATTTCACGTACATCGACAATATCATCGAAGCCAACCTGCGGGCCGTTAAGACCGAGGTCCGCGGCGAGGTCATCAACGTGGCCTGCGGCGAGTCGATCTCGATCAACGCGATTATCCAGGCCATCAACGCCGAACTGGGAAAAAACATCCGGCCGAATTACGTCCCCCCGAGGCCGGGCGACATCAAGCACTCCTGGGCCGACGTGAAACTGGCTGAGAAGGTGATCGGTTTCCGTCCGATCGTGACGTTTCGCGACGGGTTGCGAAAGGCCATTGACTGGTACACCGGCCGCGGTCGATCGACCTGA
- a CDS encoding deoxyribonuclease IV, translated as MADSPKQQRFGAHMSVAGGLHLAFDLAVQAGCDCLQIFVKNQRQWVAKPLTDGQAAEFRQAMAATRITPVVAHASYLINMASPDDALRQKSIAAMIDELTRCEALGVVSLVVHPGAHMGQGVDAGIARIAQSLDQIHAATPGFKTTIALEVTAGQGSAIGFEIAHLGRIMAASKDPGRIRTCLDTCHLFAAGYDLSDIADYQRMTDELAASVRFENVSCIHANDSKGERGSRVDRHDHITEGRIGVRGFENILNDARLAAVPRILETPKESDRGVEFDRSNLERLRVMIAKK; from the coding sequence ATGGCGGATTCCCCCAAACAACAACGCTTCGGTGCACACATGTCCGTCGCCGGAGGGCTTCACCTTGCCTTCGACCTCGCCGTCCAGGCGGGTTGCGACTGTCTGCAGATCTTCGTAAAGAACCAGCGGCAATGGGTCGCCAAGCCGCTGACCGACGGACAAGCGGCCGAGTTTCGCCAAGCGATGGCGGCCACACGGATCACTCCTGTGGTCGCGCACGCCAGTTACTTGATCAACATGGCCTCGCCCGACGACGCCCTTCGCCAGAAGAGCATCGCGGCGATGATCGATGAACTGACACGCTGCGAGGCCCTCGGTGTGGTTTCGTTAGTGGTGCACCCCGGCGCCCACATGGGCCAGGGTGTCGATGCCGGTATCGCCCGTATCGCCCAATCGCTCGATCAAATCCACGCGGCCACACCCGGCTTCAAAACCACCATCGCATTGGAGGTCACGGCGGGCCAGGGCTCCGCGATTGGCTTTGAAATCGCGCATCTCGGAAGGATCATGGCGGCCTCAAAAGACCCGGGCCGCATACGAACTTGTCTCGACACCTGCCACCTCTTCGCGGCGGGCTATGACCTCTCGGACATCGCCGACTATCAACGGATGACCGACGAACTCGCCGCCTCCGTCCGTTTCGAAAACGTCAGTTGCATACACGCCAACGACTCGAAGGGCGAACGCGGCAGCAGGGTTGACCGGCACGACCACATTACCGAGGGTCGCATCGGCGTGCGTGGCTTCGAGAACATCCTGAACGACGCTCGCCTCGCGGCCGTTCCCAGAATCCTTGAAACACCCAAGGAATCCGACAGAGGCGTTGAGTTTGATCGCTCAAATCTCGAACGCTTGCGGGTTATGATTGCGAAGAAGTAG
- the lpxI gene encoding UDP-2,3-diacylglucosamine diphosphatase LpxI (LpxI, functionally equivalent to LpxH, replaces it in LPS biosynthesis in a minority of bacteria.), giving the protein MTPSNQTLGLIAGEGVFPAMVLRGAKEAGLRVVVVGLHSCCDARLFTDADAFYEAGVARLGRWIRIFRREQAHQVIMAGRVRKTRMLDRSPWRQWLAYLPDWTSIKVWYFGAKDRRNDNLLRAVADEMRRKGVELIDSTAYCRDAMAAEGALGNLRLSPAQAADAELGWSIAKEMGRLDIGQSVAVKDKDIIAIEAIEGTDAMIARAGELCRSGGWTLVKVAKPNQDMRFDVPTIGPGTIEGLARARAAAVVVEAGKTLLLSPAETIALANRHGIAIVGRI; this is encoded by the coding sequence ATGACCCCAAGCAACCAAACATTAGGACTCATCGCCGGTGAAGGCGTGTTCCCCGCCATGGTCCTGCGCGGCGCCAAGGAAGCCGGGCTCCGCGTCGTCGTCGTCGGTCTGCACAGTTGTTGTGACGCGCGGCTCTTCACCGACGCCGACGCTTTTTACGAAGCGGGAGTCGCAAGGCTCGGTCGCTGGATTCGCATCTTCCGCAGGGAACAGGCTCACCAGGTCATTATGGCCGGCCGCGTCCGCAAGACCCGTATGCTCGACCGATCCCCCTGGCGACAATGGTTGGCGTACCTGCCGGATTGGACTAGCATCAAGGTCTGGTACTTCGGCGCGAAGGATCGGCGAAACGACAATCTCCTTCGCGCCGTGGCCGACGAGATGCGGCGCAAGGGTGTGGAGTTGATCGATTCAACGGCCTATTGCCGGGACGCGATGGCCGCCGAGGGCGCGCTGGGAAACCTTCGCCTCTCGCCCGCTCAGGCCGCCGACGCCGAGCTGGGATGGTCCATCGCCAAGGAAATGGGCCGCCTGGACATCGGCCAATCGGTCGCGGTCAAGGACAAGGACATCATTGCGATCGAGGCGATCGAGGGCACGGACGCGATGATTGCACGGGCGGGCGAACTGTGCCGATCCGGCGGGTGGACCCTTGTCAAGGTCGCCAAACCGAACCAGGACATGCGTTTCGACGTCCCTACCATCGGCCCCGGCACGATCGAGGGGCTGGCTCGAGCGCGGGCCGCGGCAGTCGTCGTTGAAGCGGGCAAGACGCTGCTCTTGTCTCCCGCGGAGACAATTGCGCTGGCCAATCGGCACGGGATCGCGATAGTAGGACGAATCTAG